The window GCTGGAATAAAAAAGATAGTAGAAGGCCTGAATGAGGTTTTGACTGGAAAAGAAAACGTTCAGGTAGCTTTGGAAACAATGGCAGGGAAGGGCTCGGAATGCGGAAAGAATTTTGAGGAATTGGCGATGATCATCGACGGCGTAAATTACAGCGACCGAATTTCTGTTTGCTTTGATACTTGCCATACTCATGATGCCGGATATGATATTGTTCATGACTTTGATGGAGTCCTTGATGAGTTTGATAAAATTGTCGGAATTGACAGGCTGAAGGTGCTCCATATCAATGATAGCAAAAATGCTGTCGGCATGAGGAAAGACCGCCATGAAAATATTGGCTTTGGCCATATCGGCTTTGATGCAATCAGCTATATTGTCCACCATCCACAGCTTATGTCGGTTCCTAAAATCCTCGAAACTCCGTATGTCGGGGAAGATAAGAAAAATCAAAAGCCGCCTTATAAGCATGAAATTGATATGTTGCGTAACAAAATCTTTGACCCAAGCCTTAAAGGTGAAGTTACCCTGGCATAGCAAGAAAAGCGCAAGCGCCTCGGTCAGCGACGTATGGACTGGAGGGCCTCGAAGGAGATAAAGGAAACACGATAAGCGCAAGCGAATCGATGTTGACTTATCGTAACGAGGGGACCGAAGTACACTAGGCGCTAGGCGCTGGAGCTAGACAATTTTAGAAGAGCCTCCTTGGACACTTCAAGGAGGCTTTTCTACGTCATGATTTTGTAAATTGCAAGAACAACTTGTTTACTTCCCTAGCTGTTTCAGGTCCAGCGATTCTGGCGATTTCCTTAATAATTGCAGTCCGCTCGGCGCTGTCAAATATATTAATCTGCCTGCCCCGTAAGTATTTGGCAATTTGGTCTGCCTGCTTTTGATTAATCGAAATACCGAACTGATTGGCATAGTTTAATAATTCTCTGTCGGTAATCGTATTTATTTTATGGTTTATTATATTTTCGAACAGTTTCATTCTCATCACTCCCCTTTCTTACTGTATGAGCAACTTCCCGAAACAGTGCCAAATAATTGTTAAATCAACAGCTATAAAGGAGAATAACTTTACAATCTGTTAGCGCTGGGGTATACTACAAAACGTAAATCGGAATCATTCTTAAAATGATTCATGAATGATAGGTGAATTTATATGGCAAATGTGCCTGCAGTTGAAATTACTGGATTATCTTTTCAATATGAAAGAGAAAAAGTTCTTGAAGATATCAATCTTTCCGTTCCTAAAGGAGCGTTCCTCGGTATCGTTGGTCCAAATGGATCCGGGAAGTCGACTTTGCTTAAGCTGATTCTCGGGCTGTTGAAAACACAAACTGGGGAAATTAAACTTTTTGGCGAGCCGATTGGCATATTCAAAAGTTGGGAAAAGATAGGCTACGTTTCCCAAAAAGCAAATTCCTTTAATACCGGCTTTCCTGCTACTGTACAGGAAGTTGTTTCTAGCGGGCTTACACGAAAAATTGGGTTGTTCCGTTTTATGAAGGCAACAGAAAAAGAGAAGGTTAGGGAGGCGCTCGAATCTGTTGGAATGGCCGAATTTGCCGACAAAAACATAGGCGAGCTATCAGGGGGGCAGCAACAAAGGGTTTTTATCGCCCGGGCCCTGGTAAGCGAACCAGAGCTGCTAATCCTTGATGAACCAACGGTAGGTGTTGACCAAAAGCAGGAAGGTATTTTCTATTCAATGCTTGAAAGCCTCAATAAAAAGGCCGGCATTACGCTTCTGCTAGTTACTCACGATATAGGGACCGTCTCTCAGGCTGTAACTCATGTTGCTTGTTTGAATAAACATCTTCATTTCCACGGCCAAGCTTCGGAATTCGAAAATATGGCCCAAAATGGATTATCAGAATTGTATGGGTATGATGTTCACCATCTAAGCCATCATCACCATGGGGAGGATGGAAAATGATTAGCAGCATATTTCAATATGAATTTCTTCAAAATGCATTTATTTCAGGTGCCCTGATAGGTTTCATTGCTCCTTTACTCGGGGTTTTTATTGTTGTAAGGCGGCTATCGCTAATATCGGATGCATTAAGCCATGTAACTCTTTCGGGTATTGCCGCGAGCCTGCTACTCGAAAAAAAGCTTGGTCTTGCTGGTGCTATTAACCCGCTCTATATGGGAATGGCCTTTTCAGTAGGCGGAGCGCTGTTCATTGAAAAACTGAGAGCGGTATATAAACATTATCAAGAGCTGGCAATTCCGATTATCCTCTCAGGCGGTATTGGCCTCGGAGTTATTTTTATTTCATTAGCAGATGGTTTTAATGCAGACTTGTTTGGCTATCTTTTCGGCAGTGTCACTGCTGTTAGTAGAACAGACGTATTCATTATTGGATTTATCGCTGTCATTGTTGTTTTGGCGATCATCCTTCTTTATAAAGAGCTTTTCCTGCTTTCGTTTGATGAGGACTATGCAAAGGCATCAGGAATACCAGCCAAAGCGATTCATTTTATCTTTATTGTCATGGTAGCTTTAGTAATAGCCGCTTCAATGCGGATTGTCGGGGTATTGCTCGTGTCATCCCTGATGACCCTCCCAGTAGCGGCAAGTATGAGGATTGCAAAAGGATTTAAACAGTCCATATACCTTTCAATAGTATTTGGTGAGCTTTCTGTTATTGGCGGATTGTTTGCCGCTTACTATCTTGACTTGGCTCCTGGCGGTACTATAGTTTTGCTGGCTATATTGATTCTTTTATTCGCGATACTTTATAAGAAAGTCGGTTTTAATTTGCAAGCCGGCCGAAAGGGGTATAGGAATGAACGTACATGATGCCCTTGATTATCTGAAGGAAAAAGGTTATAAGCATACTGGAAAACGTGAGGACATGCTCCATTTGTTTTCGGACAGTGACAAATATTTAACTGCCAAGGATGTTCTGGATTCTTTGAAACAAAACTATCCTGGCCTCAGCTTTGATACCATTTATAGAAACTTATCCTTGTTTGTCGAACTGGATATTCTTGAATCAACAGAGCTTTCCGGAGAAAAACATTTTCGCTTTACATGTTCAAGGCATTCCCATCACCATCATTTTATTTGCCTTGATTGTGGAAAAACAAAAGAATTAGGGACATGCCCAATGAGTGGATTGAGTGAAGATTTAAAGGGATACGATGTATCAGGCCATAAGTTCGAAATATATGGGCGCTGCCCCGAATGCGTGTAAAAAAACAGCCACATCATGGCTGTTTTTTTCTTTTAAGTAACTTAGATTTTTGATTTATTCCAGTTCCTTATCCAGCGATCTGCCTCCTGCCATGTTGCTACCCTGATTACTCCTTCAGGAATGGGATCCCGGTTATACGGGGTATCAAAAAGGATTACCGGTATCCCGCACTCTTCATGAATCGCAACTGCATTGTCATGTTTATCCTCGAGAAACAATTCGACTTTATATTTTTTTGCTGTTTCTATTTTATTATGAGTCCCGATCAGTTCG is drawn from Bacillus sp. FJAT-18017 and contains these coding sequences:
- a CDS encoding Fur family transcriptional regulator — protein: MNVHDALDYLKEKGYKHTGKREDMLHLFSDSDKYLTAKDVLDSLKQNYPGLSFDTIYRNLSLFVELDILESTELSGEKHFRFTCSRHSHHHHFICLDCGKTKELGTCPMSGLSEDLKGYDVSGHKFEIYGRCPECV
- a CDS encoding metal ABC transporter permease produces the protein MISSIFQYEFLQNAFISGALIGFIAPLLGVFIVVRRLSLISDALSHVTLSGIAASLLLEKKLGLAGAINPLYMGMAFSVGGALFIEKLRAVYKHYQELAIPIILSGGIGLGVIFISLADGFNADLFGYLFGSVTAVSRTDVFIIGFIAVIVVLAIILLYKELFLLSFDEDYAKASGIPAKAIHFIFIVMVALVIAASMRIVGVLLVSSLMTLPVAASMRIAKGFKQSIYLSIVFGELSVIGGLFAAYYLDLAPGGTIVLLAILILLFAILYKKVGFNLQAGRKGYRNERT
- a CDS encoding metal ABC transporter ATP-binding protein, with the protein product MANVPAVEITGLSFQYEREKVLEDINLSVPKGAFLGIVGPNGSGKSTLLKLILGLLKTQTGEIKLFGEPIGIFKSWEKIGYVSQKANSFNTGFPATVQEVVSSGLTRKIGLFRFMKATEKEKVREALESVGMAEFADKNIGELSGGQQQRVFIARALVSEPELLILDEPTVGVDQKQEGIFYSMLESLNKKAGITLLLVTHDIGTVSQAVTHVACLNKHLHFHGQASEFENMAQNGLSELYGYDVHHLSHHHHGEDGK
- a CDS encoding deoxyribonuclease IV, whose product is MLKIGSHVSMSGKEMLLAASKEAVSYGSNTFMIYTGAPQNTRRKKIEDLNIEAGRRHMAEHGIEEIIVHAPYIINIGNTTNPATFELGVNFLRSELDRTEAIGARQIVLHPGAHVGAGTEAGIKKIVEGLNEVLTGKENVQVALETMAGKGSECGKNFEELAMIIDGVNYSDRISVCFDTCHTHDAGYDIVHDFDGVLDEFDKIVGIDRLKVLHINDSKNAVGMRKDRHENIGFGHIGFDAISYIVHHPQLMSVPKILETPYVGEDKKNQKPPYKHEIDMLRNKIFDPSLKGEVTLA
- a CDS encoding DUF2624 domain-containing protein — translated: MKLFENIINHKINTITDRELLNYANQFGISINQKQADQIAKYLRGRQINIFDSAERTAIIKEIARIAGPETAREVNKLFLQFTKS